In one window of Stigmatopora argus isolate UIUO_Sarg chromosome 19, RoL_Sarg_1.0, whole genome shotgun sequence DNA:
- the wasf1 gene encoding actin-binding protein WASF1 isoform X1, which produces MPLVKRTIEPRHLCHTVLPRNIKNELECVTNISLASVIRQLSSLSKYAEDLFGELFDEAHTFSFRVNSLQERVDRLSISVTQLDPKEEELSLQDITMRKAFRSSTIQDQQLFDRESLPVPMQETYQACEKPPPLNILSPYRDDGKEGLKFYTNPSYFFDLWREKMLQDTEDKRKERRKQKSQDPRMYDQVYRYLDLPGQLKGIDRPAEPDKIPRAPHDRKKEWQKLALGAELAQDGLDDKHREANGSVGYPDNRAQLYMENMDGPFSLAALPYTQMNELLSRGGERMYSRPNEAPPPPPPAAHPLGEIKPPSVISSSSGFSDSRPQSPARTAGLNSNAHPPAPPPLPPPPPPLPSSGSRGTPPPPVPPHPVHQQPPAIPPPPAPLQIAPGVLHPAPPPVAPPLHSSSPARGFFSQPDGAALPPPPVPPPLPLPGMRSSSPCLSGPPPVPAFPSAGAVATPPPHSNMHDLGGKRHHPASLPPISDARSVLLEAIRKGIQLRKVEEQREQEAKHERVGNDVATILSRRIAVEYSDSEDESEFDEGDWME; this is translated from the exons atgcCACTCGTGAAGCGAACCATCGAGCCCAGGCATCTTTGCCACACGGTGCTACCCAGGAACATCAAGAACGAGTTGGAATGTGTCACCAACATCTCCCTGGCTAGCGTCATAAGGCAGCTCAGCAGTCTAA GCAAATATGCAGAAGACCTTTTCGGGGAGCTGTTCGACGAAGCGCACACCTTTTCCTTCCGGGTAAACTCCCTGCAGGAGCGCGTGGACCGTCTCTCCATCAGCGTCACGCAGCTGGACCCCAAAGAGGAAGAAC TGTCACTGCAGGACATCACCATGAGAAAGGCTTTCAGGAGTTCCACTATCCAAGACCAGCAGTTGTTCGACCGCGAATCCCTCCCGGTTCCGATGCAGGAGACCTACCAGGCCTGCGAAAAGCCGCCACCTCTCAACATCCTCTCGCCTTACAG GGACGACGGAAAGGAAGGCCTCAAATTCTACACCAACCCTTCCTACTTTTTCGACCTATGGCGAGAGAAGATGCTCCAAGACACGGAAGACAAGCGGAAGGAACGCCGCAAACAGAAG TCGCAGGACCCCCGCATGTATGACCAGGTCTATAGGTACTTAGACCTTCCCGGGCAG CTGAAGGGCATCGACCGCCCGGCGGAGCCCGACAAGATCCCGCGGGCGCCCCATGACCGCAAAAAAGAGTGGCAGAAGCTAGCGCTGGGCGCAGAACTGGCGCAGGACGGGCTCGACGACAAGCACCGAGAGGCCAACGGCTCCGTGGGTTACCCTGACAACAG GGCTCAGCTGTACATGGAAAACATGGACGGGCCCTTCTCGCTGGCGGCGCTGCCCTACACGCAGATGAACGAGCTGCTGAGCCGAGGCGGCGAGAGGATGTACTCGCGGCCCAACGAggccccgccgccgccaccgcccgcCGCGCACCCGCTGGGGGAGATCAAGCCGCCGTCGGTCATCAG TTCCAGTTCGGGTTTTTCCGACAGCAGACCTCAGTCTCCGGCCCGGACGGCGGGCCTAAACTCCAACGCCCACCCCCCGGCCCCCCCACCTCTGCCCCCGCCTCCCCCGCCCCTCCCTTCCTCCGGGTCGCGGGGAACGCCTCCCCCGCCGGTCCCCCCGCACCCCGTCCACCAGCAACCCCCGGCCATCCCCCCTCCGCCGGCACCGCTCCAGATCGCCCCGGGGGTGCTCCACCCCGCCCCCCCGCCGGTTGCGCCGCCGCTCCACTCTTCCTCCCCGGCCCGGGGCTTTTTCTCCCAGCCGGACGGCGCCGCCCTGCCTCCTCCGCCGGTCCCGCCCCCGCTCCCCTTGCCCGGAATGCGCAGTTCTTCTCCGTGTCTGTCGGGACCGCCGCCGGTGCCGGCCTTCCCTTCGGCGGGGGCCGTGGCCACCCCGCCGCCGCATTCCAACATGCACGATTTGGGAGGCAAGCGGCATCATCCCGCCAGCCTGCCGCCCATCAGCGACGCCCGCAGTGTCCTGTTGGAGGCCATCCGCAAGG GCATCCAACTACGCAAAGTGGAAGAGCAGCGAGAGCAGGAAGCCAAACACGAGCGCGTGGGTAACGACGTGGCCACCATCCTATCCCGACGGATCGCCGTGGAGTACTCCGATTCGGAGGACGAATCAGAGTTCGACGAAGGCGATTGGATGGAGTGA
- the wasf1 gene encoding actin-binding protein WASF1 isoform X2 — MPLVKRTIEPRHLCHTVLPRNIKNELECVTNISLASVIRQLSSLSKYAEDLFGELFDEAHTFSFRVNSLQERVDRLSISVTQLDPKEEELSLQDITMRKAFRSSTIQDQQLFDRESLPVPMQETYQACEKPPPLNILSPYRDDGKEGLKFYTNPSYFFDLWREKMLQDTEDKRKERRKQKLKGIDRPAEPDKIPRAPHDRKKEWQKLALGAELAQDGLDDKHREANGSVGYPDNRAQLYMENMDGPFSLAALPYTQMNELLSRGGERMYSRPNEAPPPPPPAAHPLGEIKPPSVISSSSGFSDSRPQSPARTAGLNSNAHPPAPPPLPPPPPPLPSSGSRGTPPPPVPPHPVHQQPPAIPPPPAPLQIAPGVLHPAPPPVAPPLHSSSPARGFFSQPDGAALPPPPVPPPLPLPGMRSSSPCLSGPPPVPAFPSAGAVATPPPHSNMHDLGGKRHHPASLPPISDARSVLLEAIRKGIQLRKVEEQREQEAKHERVGNDVATILSRRIAVEYSDSEDESEFDEGDWME; from the exons atgcCACTCGTGAAGCGAACCATCGAGCCCAGGCATCTTTGCCACACGGTGCTACCCAGGAACATCAAGAACGAGTTGGAATGTGTCACCAACATCTCCCTGGCTAGCGTCATAAGGCAGCTCAGCAGTCTAA GCAAATATGCAGAAGACCTTTTCGGGGAGCTGTTCGACGAAGCGCACACCTTTTCCTTCCGGGTAAACTCCCTGCAGGAGCGCGTGGACCGTCTCTCCATCAGCGTCACGCAGCTGGACCCCAAAGAGGAAGAAC TGTCACTGCAGGACATCACCATGAGAAAGGCTTTCAGGAGTTCCACTATCCAAGACCAGCAGTTGTTCGACCGCGAATCCCTCCCGGTTCCGATGCAGGAGACCTACCAGGCCTGCGAAAAGCCGCCACCTCTCAACATCCTCTCGCCTTACAG GGACGACGGAAAGGAAGGCCTCAAATTCTACACCAACCCTTCCTACTTTTTCGACCTATGGCGAGAGAAGATGCTCCAAGACACGGAAGACAAGCGGAAGGAACGCCGCAAACAGAAG CTGAAGGGCATCGACCGCCCGGCGGAGCCCGACAAGATCCCGCGGGCGCCCCATGACCGCAAAAAAGAGTGGCAGAAGCTAGCGCTGGGCGCAGAACTGGCGCAGGACGGGCTCGACGACAAGCACCGAGAGGCCAACGGCTCCGTGGGTTACCCTGACAACAG GGCTCAGCTGTACATGGAAAACATGGACGGGCCCTTCTCGCTGGCGGCGCTGCCCTACACGCAGATGAACGAGCTGCTGAGCCGAGGCGGCGAGAGGATGTACTCGCGGCCCAACGAggccccgccgccgccaccgcccgcCGCGCACCCGCTGGGGGAGATCAAGCCGCCGTCGGTCATCAG TTCCAGTTCGGGTTTTTCCGACAGCAGACCTCAGTCTCCGGCCCGGACGGCGGGCCTAAACTCCAACGCCCACCCCCCGGCCCCCCCACCTCTGCCCCCGCCTCCCCCGCCCCTCCCTTCCTCCGGGTCGCGGGGAACGCCTCCCCCGCCGGTCCCCCCGCACCCCGTCCACCAGCAACCCCCGGCCATCCCCCCTCCGCCGGCACCGCTCCAGATCGCCCCGGGGGTGCTCCACCCCGCCCCCCCGCCGGTTGCGCCGCCGCTCCACTCTTCCTCCCCGGCCCGGGGCTTTTTCTCCCAGCCGGACGGCGCCGCCCTGCCTCCTCCGCCGGTCCCGCCCCCGCTCCCCTTGCCCGGAATGCGCAGTTCTTCTCCGTGTCTGTCGGGACCGCCGCCGGTGCCGGCCTTCCCTTCGGCGGGGGCCGTGGCCACCCCGCCGCCGCATTCCAACATGCACGATTTGGGAGGCAAGCGGCATCATCCCGCCAGCCTGCCGCCCATCAGCGACGCCCGCAGTGTCCTGTTGGAGGCCATCCGCAAGG GCATCCAACTACGCAAAGTGGAAGAGCAGCGAGAGCAGGAAGCCAAACACGAGCGCGTGGGTAACGACGTGGCCACCATCCTATCCCGACGGATCGCCGTGGAGTACTCCGATTCGGAGGACGAATCAGAGTTCGACGAAGGCGATTGGATGGAGTGA